Genomic window (Wenzhouxiangella marina):
CGAACGCCTCGGGCATCGGCTGGCGGACGCCCTGGGCGAGGATCGGGTCGCCTCTCACCATGGCAGCCTCGGACACGATCGGCGGCAGGTGGTCGAACAGGGGCTCAAGAGCGGAACGCTGAAAGTGGTCGTGTGTTCATCCTCACTCGAACTCGGTATCGATATCGGCCCCCTCGAGCGGGTCTGCCAGATCGGCAGCTGCCAGTCCATCAACACCTTTCGACAGCGCGCCGGTCGCGCCCGTCACCGGCCCGGTGAGCTCGGTCGAATCCACGCCTTTCCGCTCAGCCTGTCCGATCGCCTGGATCTGGCAGCCATGGAATCGGCGCTCGACCAGTCCGACATCGATCCCGTTCAGCCACGTTCCATCAGCGAGGACGTGCTCGCCCAGCAGCTGCTGGCCGAAGTCGCCACCGGGGAGGGGCGGATCCAGGTCCTGCTGCAGCGCTTTCGTCGAGCCTGGCCCTTCCGGGCCCTGGAGCTCGAAACCCTCGATGCCGTGATCGACATGCTGCACGACGGTTTCGTGCCCGGTCGGGAGACCGGCCGTGGCCCGCTCCAGCGCCTGGACCGCGACCGCCTCGAGGCCAGCGAATGGATCGATCGCCTCAGCCTGGTCAACGCCGGCACGATTCCCGAATGGTTCGAGTACGAAGTCATCAGCGACAAGGGCCGCCTGCTGGGCCGCCTGGACGAGGAGTTCGCCTTCGAGTCCTCACCGGGACAGGTCCTCAGCCTCGGTGGCCAGAGCTGGCGAATCCTGCGCATCGGGCCTGGCCACGTCGAAGTTGAAGCCAGCGAGGACGAGGCACCGAATCTCCCCTTCTGGTTCGGCGACGGCGCCGGTCGCAGTCAAGCGCTGTCCAGGCGTGTCCAGGGCATCATGGACGCCTCCGATTCCCAGCCCGGAGAACTGGGCCAATGGCTGGAGACCAGCCGCCAGCAGCTGGGACGTCTGCCGAGTGCGACACGGATCGTGATCGAACGATTCTACGACCCGGGCGGGGATCAGCATCTCGTTCTGCACAGCCTGTTCGGAGCTCGCCTGAATCGTGGCTGGGGCCTAGCCCTGCGGAAACGTTTCTGCCGGGGCTTCAATTTCGAGCTGCAGGCCGCCGCCACCGACAACGGCGTGCTGATTTCCCTCGGTGCGGTGCACAGCTTCGCCCTGGAGGACGTGATCCGCTGGCTGACGGCAAGCAGCATCGAGCCCGTGTTGACCCAGGCCCTCCTCGATACACCGATCTTCCAGACTCGACTGCGCTGGTGCGCCAATAACGCGCTCGCCATCGCCCGCCGCGACCTGCGCGGCAGGGTTCCAGCCCAACTGCAGCGAAGTCAGACCGAGAACCTGATCGCCCGCATCTTTCCCGACCAGCTGGCCTGTCTGGAGAATCTCTCCGGCGAGCGCAGGATTCCGGACCACCCGCTGGTTCGACAGGCGATGCGCGATTGCCTTGAAGAACACATGGACCTGCCGGGACTGATCGCCCTGTACCGCTCGATCGAGTCCGGCACCTGTGAGGTCCATTGTGTGGACCGTCAGCAGCCCTCGCTGCTCTCCGAAGCCATGATCCATGCGCCGCGCTCGAGCTTCCTCGACCCGGCCGCGGCCGAGGAACGCCGAACTCGCAGCTTCGAGACACCGGCCAGGAATCGAGGAAGCGCCGCTACCTTCGCACGCCCGCCCGAGGAGCTGGCTACGGCCCGAGGTCTGATGAGCGCTCTGAACCAGTTCGGCTACCTGCGCGTGGACGAGGGCGAGCGAGCGGGTGCTGCAGCCTCATTCCGTGGTCTGAGTTCGAGTTGCGCGGCCCTGGTGGTCCGACCTGACGGTCAGCGGCGCTTCTGGGTCGCACTGGAACGTCTGTCCCAGGTGCTGGCGGTCTGGCCGAAGGCCACGATCGGGCCGTTTCTCAGCCGAGCTCAAAGGCCCAGGCCGGATGCGGATGCCGACGAAGCCCTGGCCCGTCTGCTACTCGGGCGGGTTCGCTATCTGGGGGCAGGAAGATCCGGAGAATTGGCCAGTGAAACCGGCCTGCCGGTCACCACGATCGAAGCCGCGCTGGCCCGACTGGAAGCCGAAGGCCTGCTCGAACGCATCACTGAAGAGGATGAAAAGGGAAGCTGGCGAGAGCGCCTTGCCTGCCAGGGCAGTGCCCCGGCAAACAGAGGATCCGGGTCGCCGAGCGGGGCGACCCGGTGATCGGCATCAGACGATGTAGACGAAGATGAACAGGCCAAGCCAGACGACATCGACGAAGTGCCAGTACCAGGCCACAGCCTCGAAGCCGAAGTGGTTCTTCTTGGTGAAGTGGCCCATGGCGCAGCGCACGGTGATCACGGTCAGCATGATCGCGCCGACGGTCACGTGCAGACCGTGGAATCCGGTCAGCATGAAGAAGGTCGAACCATAGATCCCCGAACCCAGGGTCAGCCCCAGGTCCTTGTAGGCGTGAGCATATTCATACATCTGAACGTACAGGAAGACCACACCGAGCAGGATGGTGGCGATCATCCAGGCGATCAGGGCGCCGCGCTGGGAACGCTTCAGCGCCCAGTGAGCCATCGTGATCGTCACACCGGAGGTCAGCAGCAGCAGGGTATTGACCAGCGGCAGACCGAAGCCGGAAATGGTCTGGAAGGAACCACCCATCTCCGCCGGACCATTCGTCGGCCAGACGGCCTCGAAGCCCGGGTAGAGGAATTGGTTGGTCATCGCGCCCGTGCCCTCGCCACCCAGCCACGGCACGGCGAACATGCGAGCGTAGAACAGAGCGCCGAAGAAGGCGGCGAAGAACATGACTTCTGAGAAGATGAACCAGATCATGCCCTGGCGGAACGAGGTATCGACCGCCGAGTTGTACATGCCGGCTTCGGATTCCCGAATCACTTCCGCGAACCAGCCGAACATCATGGTGATCACGACCGCAGCACCTGCTGCGAAGAACCACGGGCCGGAACTGGCCTCGTTCAGCCAGTTAGCGGCGCCGATCATCATGATGAACAAGCCGATCGAGCCGACGATCGGCCACTTCGCGGTGTGGGGGACGTAGTAATTGCCTTGTGCCATGAGGGCTCCCTCGATTCTCTAGTTCGTAGCGGCCAGCGCGTCGCTGGCGTCGTTATTGGGGTAGATGATGTAGCTCAGGGTGATCAGATCGGTCCGCTCGGGCAGATCCGAACCGACGAAGAAACGCACCGGCATCTCGCGGCTCTCGCCCGGCTCGAGGACCTGCTCGGTAAAGCAGAAGCACTCGGTCTTGTTGAAGTAGAGCGAGGCCAGGCCCGGAGCGACGCTGGGTACGGCCTGCGCCACCAGGGTGCGATCCGAGCGATTGTGCGCGATGTAGACCGTCTCGTACATCTTGCCCGGATGCACCTGCATCATGCGCTCGGTCGGCTCGAAGGCCCAGGGCAGGCCCGAATTGACGTTCGCATCGAAGTGCACCGTCACCAGGCGCGACTCATCGATCTCGGTGCTGAGCGTTTCGGTTACCGCGGTCTCGGCGGTTCGACCGCCGATCCCGGTGATCTCGCAGAACTTGTCGTAGAGCGGCACCAGCAGGTAGCCGAAGCCGAACATGCCGATGGCCACGAGCGTCAGCAGACCCGCCGTACGAGCGGTACCCATGGACTGACTCATGAACCGGTACCCGACACGTTCATGAATGCCCGGCCGATGAAGGCCAGGTAGATGCCGAAGACGACGACGAGGAGCACCAGCACCGTGCGGATCACCCCACGGCGCTGATGCTTCGAGTCCTGTTGCTCGGTGGAACTCACGTCATTCACTCCGACCGATCAGGCCAGGTTGTCCTTGTGGACGGCGACGCTGTCGTCGACGACCGGCGGCGTGTCGAAGGTGTGCAGCGGAGCCGGGGAGGGCACCGTCCACTCCAGACCACGCGCGCCTTCCCACACCTGGGCCGTGGCTTTCTCGCCGCCACGAGCGCACTTCCAGATGATGTAGACGAACAGCAGCTGGCCGATGCCGAACATGAATCCACCGATCGAGGAGATCATGTTGAACTCCGCGAACTGCACGGCGTAGTCGGGGATACGACGCGGCATGCCGGCCAGGCCCAGGTAGTGCTGCGGGAAGAACAGCACATTGATCCAGATCGTGGACCACCAGAAATGGACCTTGCCGAGGGTCTCGTTGTACATGTGCCCCGTCCATTTGGGCAGCCAGTAGTACACCCCGGCCATGATCGCGAAGATCGCACCCGTCACCAGGACGTAGTGGAAGTGGGCCACCACGAAGTAGCTGTCGTGGTACTGGAAGTCCGCCGGCACGATGGCGAGCATCAGGCCGGAGAAGCCACCGATGGTGAACAGCACCACGAAACCCAGTGCGAACAGCATCGGCGTTTCGAAGGTCATCGAGCCGCGCCACATGGTGGAGACCCAGTTGAAGATCTTCACGCCCGTCGGTACGGCGATCACCATCGTGGCGTACATGAAGAACAGCATCGCGCCCAGCGGCATGCCCACGGTGAACATGTGGTGAGCCCAGACGATGAAGCTCAGGAAGGCGATCGATGCGGTGGCGTAGACCATCGAGGTGTAGCCGAACAGGCGCTTGCGCGAGAAGGTCGGGATGATCTCGGACACGATCCCGAAGGCCGGCAGGATCATGATGTAGACCTCCGGATGCCCGAAGAACCAGAAGATGTGCTGGTACAGGACCGGGTCACCACCACCGGCGGCGCTGAAGAAGCTGGTGCCGAAGAAACGGTCGGTCAGCAGCATGGTCACGGCACCGGCCAGAACCGGCATCACCGCGATCAGCAGGAAGGCCGTGATCAGCCAGGTCCAGACGAACAGCGGCATGCGCAGCAGGGTCATGCCAGGGGCACGCATGTTCAGGATCGTGGCGATGATGTTGATCGCGCCCATGATCGACGAGATGCCCATCAGGTGGATGGCGAAGATCACGAAGGCCAGGCTGTTGCCGCCCTGCAGGGACAGAGGCGGATACAGGGTCCAGCCGGAAGCCGGCGCGCCGGTCGGCATGAACAGGGTCGCCAGCAGCAGGGTGAAGGCGAAGGGCATGATCCAGAAGGACCAGTTGTTCATGCGCGGCAGGGCCATGTCGGGGGCGCCGATCATCAGCGGCACCATCCAGTTGGCCAGGCCCACGAAGGCCGGCATGACCGCCCCGAAGATCATCACCAGGGCGTGCATGGTGGTCATCTGGTTGAAGAATTCGGGGTTGACCAGCTGCAGGCCGGGCGCGAACAGCTCGGCTCGGATCACCAGGGCCATGGCGCCGCCGATCAGGAACATGATCAGCGAGAAGACCAGGTACAGGGTCCCGATCTCCTTGTGGTTGGTCGAGAACACCCAGCGGGCCAGACCGGTGTGGTGAGGGCCGTGGTGCTCGTCGTGTTCGGCAGTGATGTCGTGACTCATAATCTATTCAATCCTCGATTGATTTAGCCAGTGGCCCCCGGATCAACCCTGATCCAGTTCAGCGACCATGGAGGGCTGGATGATTTCGCCTTCCTCGTCGCTCCACGCATTGCGCGCGTAGGTCAGCGCGGCGGCAATGTCCTGCGGCTCCAGACGTCCACGGAAACCGGTCATGGCCGTTCCCTCCCGGCCGTCCAGCACCACCCGCAGATGGTCTTCCAGCTGACCCGTCGGCTCACCGTTCATGGCCAGCGCCGGGAAGGCCGGCTGCAGGCCGGAGCCATCGGCCTGATGGCAGGCCGCACACTGTGCTTCATACACACCGGCGCCGTGATCCATCAACTCGGCGCGCGTCCACAGGCGGCTGGACTCCTGCGCGGTGGCGGCGATCGCCTGCCGCTGCTCGGCCACCCAGGCGTCGTAGGCCTCGCGGGAGACCGCCTCGACCACGATCGGCATGAAGCCGTGGTCCTTGCCGCACAATTCGGCGCACTGACCACGGT
Coding sequences:
- the ctaD gene encoding cytochrome c oxidase subunit I, translated to MSHDITAEHDEHHGPHHTGLARWVFSTNHKEIGTLYLVFSLIMFLIGGAMALVIRAELFAPGLQLVNPEFFNQMTTMHALVMIFGAVMPAFVGLANWMVPLMIGAPDMALPRMNNWSFWIMPFAFTLLLATLFMPTGAPASGWTLYPPLSLQGGNSLAFVIFAIHLMGISSIMGAINIIATILNMRAPGMTLLRMPLFVWTWLITAFLLIAVMPVLAGAVTMLLTDRFFGTSFFSAAGGGDPVLYQHIFWFFGHPEVYIMILPAFGIVSEIIPTFSRKRLFGYTSMVYATASIAFLSFIVWAHHMFTVGMPLGAMLFFMYATMVIAVPTGVKIFNWVSTMWRGSMTFETPMLFALGFVVLFTIGGFSGLMLAIVPADFQYHDSYFVVAHFHYVLVTGAIFAIMAGVYYWLPKWTGHMYNETLGKVHFWWSTIWINVLFFPQHYLGLAGMPRRIPDYAVQFAEFNMISSIGGFMFGIGQLLFVYIIWKCARGGEKATAQVWEGARGLEWTVPSPAPLHTFDTPPVVDDSVAVHKDNLA
- a CDS encoding cytochrome c oxidase assembly protein produces the protein MGTARTAGLLTLVAIGMFGFGYLLVPLYDKFCEITGIGGRTAETAVTETLSTEIDESRLVTVHFDANVNSGLPWAFEPTERMMQVHPGKMYETVYIAHNRSDRTLVAQAVPSVAPGLASLYFNKTECFCFTEQVLEPGESREMPVRFFVGSDLPERTDLITLSYIIYPNNDASDALAATN
- a CDS encoding DEAD/DEAH box helicase; its protein translation is MLPSTFSPKTRAWFQAAFDEPTPIQREAWPRIQAGEHVLISAPTGAGKSLAAWLPLLDRLHRAPQSGERRVRLLYLSPLRALSRDMAQSMLERMIGPNSGPAEGLSIGLRTGDTSPRERAAQRRRPPDVLLTTPESLFVLLGSRGGRSMLAGVEAVIIDEVHALIENKRGDHLSLSLERLQALVNRPIQRIGLSATARPLERVASFLVGQGRDCRIVDWGAPQSPSLRIETPPLPLGHFAGQLHWAFIEARLIELAEQAGTMLVFCNTRALVERLGHRLADALGEDRVASHHGSLGHDRRQVVEQGLKSGTLKVVVCSSSLELGIDIGPLERVCQIGSCQSINTFRQRAGRARHRPGELGRIHAFPLSLSDRLDLAAMESALDQSDIDPVQPRSISEDVLAQQLLAEVATGEGRIQVLLQRFRRAWPFRALELETLDAVIDMLHDGFVPGRETGRGPLQRLDRDRLEASEWIDRLSLVNAGTIPEWFEYEVISDKGRLLGRLDEEFAFESSPGQVLSLGGQSWRILRIGPGHVEVEASEDEAPNLPFWFGDGAGRSQALSRRVQGIMDASDSQPGELGQWLETSRQQLGRLPSATRIVIERFYDPGGDQHLVLHSLFGARLNRGWGLALRKRFCRGFNFELQAAATDNGVLISLGAVHSFALEDVIRWLTASSIEPVLTQALLDTPIFQTRLRWCANNALAIARRDLRGRVPAQLQRSQTENLIARIFPDQLACLENLSGERRIPDHPLVRQAMRDCLEEHMDLPGLIALYRSIESGTCEVHCVDRQQPSLLSEAMIHAPRSSFLDPAAAEERRTRSFETPARNRGSAATFARPPEELATARGLMSALNQFGYLRVDEGERAGAAASFRGLSSSCAALVVRPDGQRRFWVALERLSQVLAVWPKATIGPFLSRAQRPRPDADADEALARLLLGRVRYLGAGRSGELASETGLPVTTIEAALARLEAEGLLERITEEDEKGSWRERLACQGSAPANRGSGSPSGATR
- a CDS encoding cytochrome c oxidase subunit 3 codes for the protein MAQGNYYVPHTAKWPIVGSIGLFIMMIGAANWLNEASSGPWFFAAGAAVVITMMFGWFAEVIRESEAGMYNSAVDTSFRQGMIWFIFSEVMFFAAFFGALFYARMFAVPWLGGEGTGAMTNQFLYPGFEAVWPTNGPAEMGGSFQTISGFGLPLVNTLLLLTSGVTITMAHWALKRSQRGALIAWMIATILLGVVFLYVQMYEYAHAYKDLGLTLGSGIYGSTFFMLTGFHGLHVTVGAIMLTVITVRCAMGHFTKKNHFGFEAVAWYWHFVDVVWLGLFIFVYIV